A window of Komagataella phaffii GS115 chromosome 1, complete sequence contains these coding sequences:
- a CDS encoding Plasma membrane multidrug transporter of the major facilitator superfamily has translation MSHLLLRDSFWGRTIYHLSKHRYFSFPEEKDGFIAPEKYYLNMDQVSIHAESEKNIVEGLVDTSNSSLEEVKTTRVIVDWDEYDQKENPQNWSSLLKCFVVFEVGILTVAVYMGSAIYTPGIEDIMRDLNVSRTVATLPLTLFVIGYAVGPMIFSPMSEHPAIGRTTIYVWTLFIFAILQIPTALTTNIAGFCILRFIGGFFASPALATGPASVGDVIAIPHLPVGLGLWSICAVCGPSLGPLFGAIFSQLVSWRWCFWFLLITSGTLFIVLGFTLPETYVPTLLYRKARRLRALTKNELIISKGELDIQDRTAKEVLIECLWRPVDISFRDPVVLMINLYISMVYSIWYIWFEAFPIVFLEIYGFSLIGMGASFAGILIGVLICSACYCYACHVTFARRIIANETIHPEFFVPGAIIGGCIMPTGIFILGWTATKSVHWIVPIIGSGLFAAGGYLIFQTLFNYLAMSFPRYMASAFAGNDLFRSFSASVFPLFGHALYANLGSEKFPVGWGSSVLGFITVAMIAIPVTFMRYGPRLRANSRYAGP, from the coding sequence ATGTCTCATCTATTACTGCGTGACAGCTTTTGGGGAAGGACCATCTACCATCTGAGTAAACACAGGtatttctcttttcctgaagagaaagatgGTTTCATTGCTCCTGAAAAGTACTACCTGAATATGGACCAAGTATCGATACATGCTGAATCTGAGAAAAATATAGTGGAAGGTTTGGTAGACacttcaaattcttcgtTGGAGGAAGTAAAGACCACTAGAGTCATAGTCGACTGGGATGAATATgatcagaaagaaaatccCCAAAACTGGAGCTCGCTTTTAAAGTGCTTCGTTGTTTTTGAAGTGGGAATCTTAACCGTAGCTGTTTATATGGGATCTGCAATTTACACTCCCGGTATAGAAGATATTATGAGAGATCTCAATGTTAGCAGAACGGTGGCAACACTTCCATTAACCTTGTTTGTGATTGGATACGCTGTGGGTCCAATGATATTCTCCCCCATGTCTGAGCATCCCGCTATCGGAAGGACAACGATATATGTGTGGACCCTGTTCATATTTGCTATACTACAAATCCCAACGGCCCTGACCACTAACATTGCTGGATTTTGCATTTTGAGGTTTATTGGAGGGTTTTTTGCGTCACCAGCATTAGCTACAGGTCCAGCTTCTGTAGGTGATGTTATTGCAATCCCGCACTTGCCTGTAGGGTTAGGCCTTTGGAGTATCTGTGCTGTTTGTGGTCCTTCTCTAGGACCACTTTTTGGAGCCATATTTTCCCAACTTGTGAGTTGGAGGTGGTGCTTCTGGTTTCTGTTAATTACCTCTGGGACACTATTTATAGTTCTTGGCTTCACTTTACCAGAAACGTATGTACCAACCCTTCTTTACAGAAAGGCTAGGAGGCTACGAGCATTAACAAAAAACGAACTGATTATCAGCAAAGGGGAGTTAGATATTCAGGACAGAACTGCCAAGGAAGTTTTGATTGAATGCTTATGGAGGCCAGTCGACATATCATTCAGAGACCCCGTTGTCTTGATGATAAATCTTTACATTTCAATGGTTTATTCTATTTGGTACATTTGGTTTGAAGCGTTTCCTATTGTATTCTTAGAGATATATGGATTCAGCCTTATTGGAATGGGAGCTAGTTTTGCCGGAATCTTAATTGGTGTCTTAATATGCTCTGCGTGCTATTGCTATGCGTGTCATGTTACTTTTGCAAGAAGAATAATTGCAAACGAAACCATTCATCCTGAGTTCTTTGTACCGGGCGCTATTATTGGAGGTTGCATAATGCCCACTGGAATCTTTATTTTGGGATGGACTGCCACCAAAAGTGTCCACTGGATTGTACCTATAATAGGTAGCGGTTTATTTGCTGCTGGTGGTTATCTCATTTTCCAGACACTCTTCAACTACCTTGCAATGTCTTTCCCTAGATACATGGCATCAGCTTTTGCCGGAAATGATCTTTTCAGGTCCTTTTCTGCCAGTGTTTTCCCACTGTTTGGACATGCACTATATGCCAACTTGGGATCCGAAAAGTTCCCTGTTGGTTGGGGTTCTTCTGTACTGGGGTTCATCACTGTTGCAATGATCGCAATTCCAGTAACTTTCATGAGATATGGTCCAAGATTGCGTGCAAATTCTAGATATGCCGGGCCATGA
- a CDS encoding Guanine nucleotide exchange factor for ADP ribosylation factors (ARFs), producing the protein MSIQVDGQSLIINDCVSIAAAMRRGSRWSEQRNIGVAAILGGQFGSDGLFADSDSILGSRASKQGKIHSHNSSSASKFKSDDPLLSGLIQLRSMLINTNSISEVDSLTLLQPFLMVVKSPETSGYVTSLALTTLHKVLRYSLLTESSLNAVSALHQTVDALTHCRFQSDNTSDDAVLLRVLGLLQAIVESSVGYLLSDDVLYDIIQTCLSLACNKKRSEVLRKGAEMTISAITVKLFTKLIFINPASHDGNHLDTRDHQLGDVSHSIQPDMIGGTIEPGNPVDTEPSEQHENSKSEIDEQNGAKNLEQQDISNETKGKEQGPQISLNSSVTDDSVPYGIVCIREHFKILIAIINPKKQFETTESTKVLAFQLITTAIEVSGNEFPKHPSLMNLVSDEICHHLLHTIQNVESPAIVTHALSLFCTLTVTLGSRLKIQIELILRAICNSIVEISSLESVMAETQKRVLDTPDLEKKTSSKLDETTAASEIDPVASSRHDTPVPGRSPVFKEFLIESLSVFWTRSPLFFTTLYQLYDCDFDRTDLSVDIINFLCRVSLPDSATFTTDNVPPLCLEGLLSLINGFHARVKNMAAKKISLNMLPDNSILERKSRKTDFIYCTKTFDKSFKEGLKTLQEKGFVDNSDDLDELANFFFVKSSRLNKRTLGEFLAKPKNLDLLKKFVGLFDFKGLRVDEALRVLLKSFRIPGESQQIERIVETFAERYVECQNYPKDIDSQLADGENNEHVMPDKDSVFVLSYSIIMLNTDLHNPQVKNQMTLPQYGNILKGTYNGKDFPAWYIEKIYYAIKEREFVMPEEHDGSNNKWFDQMWANLMAEQANYDHSNVQDPKLFTNDSETKAEDIILYDRALFSTCCTNILTSLVTIFNEATDDQIITRMIAGIDKLASVASYFGLNDYVDKILSVLAYMSTLTGSRKTSLNQHEKKSSSSDSFIPTTQILYTESGKTLTVSEMSVWFGRDLKAQLCTVVFFRILQKSGTVASENWKKLMDVLITLFEHGLIDPDLFIEMQQRIGLRGLPHCKPQFQITKSKAKQESGFIASFSSFMKGFSDDAYEPTEEEIESTLSAQDCIKSCNISSLIEGFSKSSSETIAGYVSSMFEHLPQKSPNTFNYVPKLLFIVETAVALTLISEDDKLATATLKNLSDLTLDIEADDPNELLKPWAMTRLNIYKLLLLHGKGHENSFVLLGAIDQLNQLLEKHKEIVLHYGVPILKPLQLLVVHEGYAQKVLLSKEEYWNILRTLASSPKLSKYVCETVEKIVELEPTLITAGNFMNLLGLLDEISAVGAVGSQWEQEYDRLVESGHNIEKNNTFKDIIDVSIKSIDIASSLSPRIVTPALASEFLNQETNAPDAHPIYSLIQALAHQCFNPCRQIRSHAIQVLQSFILNIDLEYHAIDVEGVFQFGLLPLLAELIKSDVVRTDEKGMIKTQIQAISATCKTILKFQNDFTDLNKVLSDILLLETKLISTNQNRQNFQDETIEILRNVLLVMKPSLDLEQLYMLRLDETLKSLIKDVSFVK; encoded by the coding sequence ATGAGCATTCAAGTAGATGGGCAATCTCTCATCATAAATGATTGTGTCTCTATAGCTGCAGCCATGCGTCGGGGGTCTCGCTGGTCTGAACAGAGAAATATTGGGGTCGCAGCTATTCTAGGTGGCCAGTTTGGATCAGACGGGCTGTTTGCTGATAGTGATTCGATATTAGGTTCTCGAGCCTCCAAGCAAGGCAAAATCCATTCTCAtaactcttcttcagcttcaaagttcaaatcGGATGACCCATTACTGAGTGGTTTGATACAATTGAGATCAATGTTGATAAACACGAATAGTATCAGTGAAGTCGACAGCCTCACGTTACTGCAACCTTTTCTTATGGTTGTCAAGTCACCTGAAACAAGTGGATATGTTACATCGTTAGCCTTGACTACGCTACACAAGGTGTTGCGATATTCATTGCTGACGGAGTCTTCACTCAATGCTGTTAGTGCATTGCATCAAACCGTTGATGCGCTAACACATTGTCGATTCCAGAGCGACAACACATCTGACGATGCAGTCTTGTTGAGGGTACTTGGTTTACTACAAGCCATTGTAGAGTCGTCAGTTGGTTATTTGTTGTCTGACGATGTTCTTTACGATATTATCCAGACTTGTCTGTCATTGGCATGCAATAAGAAAAGGAGTGAGGTTCTACGAAAGGGTGCAGAAATGACAATTTCTGCTATTACAGTGAAATTATTTACTAAACTGATTTTCATTAACCCAGCAAGTCACGATGGTAACCATCTAGATACACGCGACCACCAGTTGGGTGATGTATCTCATAGTATTCAACCAGACATGATAGGTGGGACCATTGAACCTGGAAATCCTGTTGATACAGAGCCAAGTGAACAACATGAGAACTCGAAAAGTGAAATAGATGAGCAAAATGGAGCGAAGAATCTGGAACAGCAGGATATAAGTAACGAGacaaaaggaaaagagCAAGGCCCCCAAATATCCTTGAACTCTTCAGTAACTGATGATTCTGTTCCTTACGGAATTGTTTGTATCCGAGAACATTTCAAAATACTTATTGCTATAATCAATCCAAAaaaacaatttgaaaccacTGAAAGTACCAAAGTCTTAGCATTCCAATTGATCACCACTGCTATTGAAGTTTCTGGAAACGAATTTCCCAAACATCCGTCTTTGATGAATCTCGTTTCCGATGAAATATGTCACCATTTACTTCATACGATTCAGAACGTGGAATCGCCAGCGATTGTCACCCATGCCCTGTCTCTCTTCTGTACGTTAACTGTGACTCTAGGCTCCCGTTTGAAGATTCAAATTGAACTCATTTTACGGGCTATTTGCAATTCCATTGTCGAGATATCTTCTTTAGAGTCAGTTATGGCTGAGACTCAGAAGCGCGTGTTGGATACACCagatcttgaaaagaaaacttcCAGTAAATTGGATGAGACAACTGCTGCTAGTGAGATTGACCCTGTGGCTTCTTCGCGTCATGACACTCCAGTACCTGGTAGATCCCCAGTGTTTAAAGAATTTTTGATAGAGTCCTTATCTGTATTCTGGACTCGATCACCTTTGTTTTTTACAACGCTCTATCAGCTGTACGATTGTGATTTTGATCGAACTGACCTTTCTGTTGACATTATCAACTTTCTGTGTCGAGTTTCTCTTCCTGATTCAGCAACTTTCACAACTGATAATGTTCCGCCACTGTGTCTTGAAGGTTTGCTCAGTTTGATCAACGGATTTCATGCTCGGGTCAAGAATATGGCAGCCAAGAAGATCTCGTTAAATATGCTGCCAGATAATTCCattctggaaagaaagtCTCGGAAGACTGACTTTATCTATTGCACgaaaacttttgacaagtctttcaaagagGGATTAAAGACTTTACAAGAAAAAGGGTTCGTAGACAATTCTGATGATTTAGATGAATTGGCgaactttttctttgtgaaGTCTAGCAGATTGAACAAGAGAACTTTAGGTGAATTTCTTGCCAAACCAAAAAACCTTGACTTACTTAAGAAATTTGTCGGTCTTTTTGACTTCAAGGGGCTGAGAGTGGATGAAGCCTTGAGGGTACTGTTGAAAAGCTTCAGAATCCCTGGTGAGTCGCAACAGATTGAACGAATCGTTGAAACTTTCGCAGAACGCTACGTTGAATGCCAAAATTATCCGAAGGATATTGATTCACAACTTGCCGATGGTGAAAATAATGAGCATGTGATGCCTGATAAAGACTCAGTTTTTGTATTGTCTTATTCCATCATCATGCTAAACACAGATCTGCATAATCCTCAAGTGAAGAATCAAATGACTCTGCCGCAATATGGAAATATTTTAAAGGGAACATACAATGGCAAAGACTTCCCAGCTTGGTACATAGAAAAGATTTATTATGCCATTAAAGAAAGAGAGTTTGTTATGCCCGAAGAACATGATGGTAGTAACAACAAATGGTTCGACCAGATGTGGGCCAATTTAATGGCTGAGCAAGCCAATTATGATCATTCTAACGTTCAAGATCCTAAGTTATTTACCAATGATTCTGAAACAAAAGCTGAAGATATCATTCTATATGATAGAGCTTTATTTTCCACTTGCTGCACCAATATTTTGACATCCTTGGTGACAATATTCAATGAAGCGACAGATGATCAAATCATTACAAGAATGATTGCAGGAATAGATAAACTTGCGTCGGTTGCAAGCTATTTTGGGCTCAATGACTATGTTGACAAGATTTTGTCTGTTTTAGCTTACATGTCCACCTTGACTGGTTCTCGTAAGACGTCTCTGAATCAGCACGAAAAAAAGAGTTCGTCATCAGACTCTTTTATTCCAACAACTCAAATATTATACACAGAATCAGGGAAAACATTAACTGTCAGTGAAATGTCTGTATGGTTTGGTAGGGATTTAAAGGCTCAATTGTGTACTGTCgtttttttcagaattttACAAAAAAGTGGTACAGTTGCTTCTGAGAACtggaaaaagttgatggaTGTGCTCATAACGTTGTTCGAACATGGTCTCATAGATCCAGATCTGTTTATTGAAATGCAACAACGAATCGGTCTTCGTGGCCTCCCACATTGCAAGcctcaatttcaaattaCCAAATCTAAAGCTAAACAAGAGAGCGGCTTCATAGCATCTTTCTCATCTTTCATGAAGGGGTTTTCGGATGATGCTTATGAACCTACAGAGGAGGAAATTGAATCAACATTGTCTGCTCAAGATTGTATCAAATCGTGCAATATTTCTTCATTGATCGAAGGCTTTTCTaagtcatcatcagaaactATTGCAGGCTATGTCAGTTCTATGTTTGAACATCTTCCTCAGAAAAGTCCAAACACATTTAATTACGTGCCAAAACTTCTCTTTATTGTGGAAACAGCAGTAGCATTAACATTAATTTCAGAGGATGACAAGCTTGCCACTGCAACACTTAAGAACTTATCGGACTTGACATTAGATATTGAAGCGGACGATCCCAATGAACTGTTGAAACCTTGGGCAATGACTCGGTTGAATATTTACAAACTCTTGCTCTTGCATGGAAAGGGCCATGAGAATAGTTTTGTCTTATTAGGAGCCATAGATCAACTGAATCAACTACTAGAGAAACATAAAGAAATTGTTCTTCATTATGGTGTTCCAATTTTAAAACCTCTTCAGTTGTTAGTTGTTCATGAGGGGTATGCTCAGAAAGTTTTACTTTCAAAAGAGGAATACTGGAATATATTGAGAACTTTGGCCTCCTCCCCTAAGCTCAGCAAGTACGTCTGTGAAACAGTGgaaaagattgttgaacttgaacCAACTTTGATAACGGCAGGGAATTTCATGAACTTACTAGGATTGTTAGATGAGATCTCCGCTGTGGGAGCTGTAGGAAGTCAATGGGAGCAAGAATATGATCGCCTGGTAGAAAGTGGTCATAATATTGAGAAAAATAATACTTTCAAAGACATCATTGATGTTTCCATCAAATCAATCGATATTGCATCATCACTTTCACCTCGAATAGTTACTCCAGCACTGGCTTCTGAATTTCTGAACCAAGAAACAAACGCACCAGATGCTCATCCTATTTACTCTTTGATTCAAGCGTTGGCACATCAATGTTTCAACCCTTGTCGTCAAATCAGATCACATGCTATTCAAGTGCTTCAATCGTTTATCCTAAACATTGACTTGGAATATCATGCGATTGATGTGGAAGGAGtatttcaatttggtcTTTTGCCCCTTCTTGCAGAGTTGATAAAGTCCGATGTTGTACGTACTGATGAAAAGGGGATGATAAAGACACAGATTCAGGCAATTTCTGCAACTTGCAAAACTATTCTCAAATTCCAAAATGATTTCACTGATTTGAATAAAGTTTTATCAGATATACTTCTGTTGGAGACCAAATTAATCTCCACAAATCAAAACAGGCAAAATTTCCAAGACGAAACTATAGAGATTTTGAGAAACGTTCTCTTGGTAATGAAACCGTCTCTTGATTTGGAGCAGTTATACATGTTACGACTTGATGAGACTTTAAAATCCTTGATCAAAGATGTAAGTTTCGTTAAATAG